In Fusarium oxysporum f. sp. lycopersici 4287 chromosome 13, whole genome shotgun sequence, the DNA window TGCATGGCCCTTTTGCCTACGGTTGTGCTGGGATATTATGTCACGCACTTTCCATCATTCTTTCACTCTTCTCTTGAGGCGAGGAATTGGTGGAATTGGATTTGGCAGCTGTTTCCTATCTGGGggttcatcatcatgcttgTGCTATCGAAGATCAGTCCTCAGCCAAAAGAGCAGACACCAAGGAAATGGAAGCAAGAGCTTAATGCCATTCGACTCACGATTGGGGTTATCAGTATCATAAGCACGATAACATGGTGGTATACCATTCTCAACATGGACTCCAGCGTCTTCGAGGTCTTTATTCCTCAGCACTTTCTCAAAACGCCGCAAGAGCCAATCCTCGGACTCCGAACTGTCATTCAATTCGATTACATCTGCTGTTACTCAGCTGGCTTTCTGTGGTTGGCGTATCACTTCAAGGACCTTGAGAATGTTGGGGTCTGCAGTATTTCATGGATCCGAGCTGGCTGCGCTTCTGTTGTGCTGGGATGTTTACTTGGACCGGGAACTATGTTTCCTCTTATTTGGCTTTTGAGAGAGGAGTTATTGGTCGCGACACAGCCTGATGTGAAGAAATCTGAGAATTAGATGGCGGTCACTAGGTAGGCGATATTTTGGAACGCCAAGCATTTTGGAGTCCAGCCCGTAATCGGCGAGATTATTCACCCGACTAAATAAACACCTTCATCAATCGCACATAATCTCATCTcacctcaacctcaatctTATCATTTGCTGCCTAACATGCCGCGCCTTCGCTATAACGTTGCAGCAAGTCTCGACGGGTATATCGCATCACCAGATGGTTCAACAACCTGGATCATCGAGGATCCCACGATAGACTTCCCCGCGCTGTATGCCGAATTCGACTATTTCATCATGGGCCGCAAGACATACCAAGTCATGCAATCTTTCGGCGCTGACAATCCACTATCAAAGCGCCCCAAAGAATCAGTCATAGTAGCCAGTCGAACCATGAACCAGCACCATTTTCCCGATGTTACAGTCATACAAGAAAACGTGCTTGATTACATCAGACGCCTGAAAACGAATGACGGGAAGGATATCTGGCTTATGGGTGGTGGTCAGCTCGCAGCCCAGTGCCTAGAAGCTCAGCTAGTGGATACCGTCGAAATCGCCGTGATGCCCACGCTTCTTGGCACCGGAATAAACCTCATCTCGTCCATCCCGCAAAACATCAAACTCCACCTATCAAGCAGCACGAGCCTCGGCAGCGGGATCCTCATGACTCAATACAAAGTCGTACAAAACCAATAATAAGCATAATCATCCTCCCGTATTGTTACCCTGCCGTACATACCGATTGGGATCTCCACAGCAGAATACGCCGTAGCCAATCAACACGTCGAAACTTATTACCACAAAGGGATCACTCTTGGTGGCGAGACCCGCTGTGGCATTGACTCATAGCCACGCCGATTGGCTGTGTCGAATATGTGCGCCTCAAATGACCGCAGGCGACCTTGGCTTTTTCATGCTGCGTTGCACGTAGGGCTGAGGAATTGGGTATATAAGATTTGATCAGACGGTTTTCAATAGCTAAATAAAATTACACCGTTTCTTTGTCACACTTACCTGCCCGGCTTGTGAAAATGCCGTCAATTCTTCAGGTCTCGAATATCCTTCACTACAGCTGCTCTGCAGTAGCTGTAGTTTTCGTTTCCGTTGTTACTATCCTCAACGCTGCTCGTACCACTGGGAAAACAACCCCCCGGAATTATGATCGTGTTGCTATTGGGATTTTGATCCTGGGGTATTTGGCTGAAGGTATAGCGACGTTTGTGCAGGAGAGTCAGCAGAGTAAAGAGCCTGAGACGATACACCTTGTCGTGCTCCTATCGGTATGGGCGTTTATCTGGAGTCAGCGAACTGCACAGCGGTTATTGGTTCTCGGAACATCGCTTATTACCCTTGCATTCGAGATTCCGTTGCAAATATTCTCCGCTATCAACGGCCAGAATGATATCTATCATATTGTGCAACTCGCCTCTCAAACATTCAGACTCCTacctcttcttttcctcaTGATCTACCATCTCTCAACCAGTGGCAGATACTACACCCCCGATTCAGAAGCAGAGGAATCGCAGCCCTTCCTCCAATCAAACGGCCATGCAAACGGCAGAGCATGCCCAAGTTACGGTACTGAGACATCGTCAGACACAGAGgtcgatgacgatgagtACATCTCAGGCAGCGAATCAGACGAAGATGTAATCGACATCAAACGCCAACGCGCAAAGAaactcaaggagaagggtgGCTGGCTAGGCTACCTCTCTGACTTTtccatcttcctcccctTCTTGATCCCCAAGAAAGACCGCAAAGTCCAACTCTGCATTTTAATCTCCCTATTCTGTATCCTGGCTACTCGAGTCTTCAACATCCTGGTTCCTCGTCAACTAGGTATCGTGGCCGATCAACTCCTCGCCAAGCAAAATCCATTCCACGCTCTTTTCATCTGGCTTATCATGAGCCTTGCTTCTCACGACGTTGTCGTCGGACTTATTGAGTCACTGGCCAAAATCCCGATTAAGCAGTTCTCATACCGATCTCTCACGAACGCAGCGTTTAACCACGTTCTATCGCTGCCTATGGAGTTTCACTCTGAGCGTGACTCGGCGGAGGTTATGAAGGCTATTGAACAGGGTGAAGCATTGACGAATGTCCTTGACATGCTTATCATCGAGATTCTCCCCACTGTCGTTGATTTGGCTATCGCTTTTGTATTTCTGTACTGGAAGTTCAATAGCTACGTGGCTTTGGCAATGGCCATTGGCTCAGTCCTCTTCGTCACGTTTGAAGTCAAAGCCACAGGATGGAACCTCGATAACCGACGAGAATCGACAAAGTcgaagagagaagaagttcgTGTGATGCACCAAGCTGTTCAGGGCTGGCAGACCGTTACATACTTCAATATGTTCAACTACGAGAAGTATCGCTTCGGATCTGCTGTCAATAAGCAATTATCTGCTGGTCTGAACTACGAGAAGAGGGATGCCTATATCCAGGGGCTACTCAACGCTCTTATCCCATGCACGTTCTTCACACTGGCGAGCCTTGTTATTTACGATGTCTGGCAGGGTGGATCATCGCCCGGTGATtttgtcttcttcattcAGTACTGGGAGTACTTGGTCTGGCCATTGAAGTTCTTGTCTCATAGTTACAGACAACTCATGTCAGACTTAGTTGATGCTGAGCGCCTGCTCTATCTGCTGCAGACAAAGCCCACTATCACTGACAAGGAGGGTGCTAAGGATCTGGAGAAGGTCGAGGGACGTGTTGCGTTCCATGATGTTTGTTTCTCTTATGATCCTCGGAAACCAACAGTCCAGGACTTGTCGCTGTCAGTTGAGCCTGGACAAACTGTTGCATTGGTTGGAGAGACAGGCGCTGGCAAGTCTTCCATCATGAAGCTTCTCCTTCGTTTCTACGATATTGATGAGGGATCTATAACCATTGATGGTTATGATATCCGGGATATCACTCTCAGCTCACTGAGAAATGCTCTCGGCGTAGTACCTCAAGATCCACTTCTCTTCAACGCATCGATCCTTGAGAACATGCGCTACGCCCGACCTTCTGCGACAGACGAGGAGATCTACGCTGCTTGTCGCTCTGCAGCTATCCACGACAAAATTCTAAGCTTCGTCGATGGATATAACACAAAGGTTGGAGAGCAGGGTGTCAAGCTATCAGGAGGAGAGATTCAGAGACTAGCAATCGCTCGAGTGTTCCTCAAGAATCCACCAATCTTGATTCTCGATGAGGCAACGAGTGCAGTTGACACGAATACGGAGTCAAGTATTCAGGGTGCTTTGGATGAGTTGAAACGTGCGAGGTCGACATTCGTTATTGCGCATCGACTATCTACTATTGTCAGCGCGGACAAGATCTTGGTTATCCACAATGGACAGGTTGTTGAGTCAGGAACACACGCGGAATTGATCTCAATAGACGGAAGGTACAAGGAGTTATGGAACAAACAGGTTGGAAACAAATAGGAGCATAACATAGACGGGTACGGAGTTTAGTATATTATCTGGGTATTATTGCAATCTTAGACTATCTATAAATTTATTTTGTCAATCTCTCATATCTTCTCTAAGCAACGGTGCTTCTTTAGTCATACACCGAAGCCTTCGACCACTTCGATCTAGCCCTGATTCTCTTACCGTAGATATAAAACACAAACGGAACAGGGATCAATAACGCTGCAAAACCACCGGTGATACTAGACCCAGGTCCAACGCCAATATTATGATACAATGGTCCAACCACCAACGGAAAAGCAGCTGCGAAACAAGATCGAAGAAACGTGTTAGCCGCAACAGCCGAAGCCGCGTACATAGTAAATGTATCGACCAGATAGTTCAGCGCAGCTTGGAAGATGGTAAAGAAGCCTGTTCCTAGTAAGACAAGACCAATGCAGGGAACGACCCAGTGAATGTCCTTCTCTGCAGTCCATCCGATGAGGAATTGACCACCGCTGAAGATTACAGAGCCGATCATCATGGGAGGAAGACGCTTTTCGGGAACAGCGCGGTTTCCAGCTGCGTGGTAGGCTTTGTTGTAGAGGAGCTGGTTGTAAACATTCGCTCCGCATCCAAGAATGGCTCCGAGGAGAATGCAGATGAATGGAAGGGAAGATACAAGAATGCCCCAACCTCTGATCTCTCTGAAGATAATGGGAATAGCGCCAAGCTGCATGTAGAGAATACCGTAGCAGAAACTGGCGTATAGAGCGACGAGGAAACAAATAGGTGTCATGAGGAGTTGAACAGGTCTGACTAAGAACTTTCGTGCGAGTTCTTGGATACTCACATCCCATTCTTCGAATTTTGCGTGAAGGGCCCAATTGCCTGTTTCGTGACGGAGACGTCGAGCCTTGTAGATAAGAAGTTTTGGTGGATAACTCTCATCCACAAAAATAACCGCCAACGTCAAAAAGATGATCTGAACGATGCCAGTAAGGTACTCAGTCCATCTCCACCCAAGACTCGGGTCCTGCACAACAGCAGCTGAAACAATAGGACCTAAGACAAAACTGTCAGCCAAGACAAACCTCGCGAACTATAAAAGTTGGACTTACCGAGAACGGGACCTCCAACAACAGCCATGGCATACCCCGCCATAGCAATCCCCCTCTCTGACGGCAGAAACAAATCCCCCAAAACACCACCCGTGTTTGTTACAGGTGCCGAAGCGAAGAACGCACAAAAGAACCTCGTGATCATCAATGTCTGAAAGTCTTTTGCGACTGCGCTTCCGAAACTGAAGCATATCGCTATAAACATTGGAATAAGCACCGCTTGTCGTCGTCCGTAGACTTCACTCAACGGCGCCCAGAGCAAAGGCCCTATTCCAAAGCCCACGAGGAAGAGTGTTGTGCCGAGAGTAGCGACTTGTGTTCCGACATGGAAATGCGCCGCTACTTGTGCCGTACCAGATGAATACGATGAAGACGCCCAGGTCGCTGACATTGTAACTAACCCGTAAAGCATCGTTGTcaggatcttcttcttgttagGCCAGTTCATCGGTCTGTACGGATCATCAGGCCCGTCGAAATCAACGAGCTGATCCTCTGTAGTTTTGACATGCGCAAGAGGATGCGTAAACTGTGGGATAGGCCGTGATCGAATCCTCGATAAAACAGATTCTCGCCGCGAAACAGTTCTCGTCATGCTCATTCCCGTGTTTGGCGCACGAATGCTCTGCCATTCTGTGTCGCCGAGGGAGTACGTCCGCGAAATGTCGTCATTTTGATGGTTGTGGTGTGAAGAAGACGATATGGATGATTCTTCGTCGCTATGGGATGAAGTGTGAGATTCTCGACGATCGTTGTGATCTGAATGTGAAGTTTCGACTTTCTCCATGATTAATCCATAAATTTACAAACTAGTTAAAACTGGTTTGGTTTGAAAAGAcggtgatgaagaggaaCATCGTGTATTTTTATCAGAAATGATCGGTGCGAAATTCGGCGACTAGTCCTAACGCCGAGCAATCGCAAAACTCAATTTCTCATGGCAAAATTCATCAGGTGGCAACGAATTTCGGTCAACAAGGTAAAGTGACCGTTCTAGTTACGTCATTACTTGTTTCCTGTTCGAGTTGTGTGGAGAATTTCTTCGCTGTTCCTGATATGGATAGCCGTTAGTGGATAAGTTGGCGCGGTGATGATTCCCGGAAATAATCTGTGAATAACCTCATCGGCACGGGAATGCCGATCGCGGCCCGAGATGTCAGCAAAAGTTTCTCAGGGTTTTTATCAAGATGCGAAGACGCGATGGTATCTCCGAGCCGAGATGATTATCTCGCGAGATAATTGTAAGTGCTTATTGTATTACGGAGACTATTCGGGGACTGTTGAAGGGGAGGTAAGAAAGCTTGGGACCTCTTTTCTAAGTGATGAACAGACTTCCGTAAGTTTAGCAAAACTCATCAAGACTTTAGacttgttgatcttggcacCCTGATTCCACGTCGGAAGATTTCTCGCTGTTTAAGGCTATTCTAAGATCTTCAAAGCCGCGACTTGTCGGATTCGCCTTTCGCTGGCTTCCATTCGAAGTGGTGTTTTCCTTTGCTTGGTTCACCTCTATGTTCCTCCTTCAGATCGAACTTGTGATTGCCAAAGTAATCCAGTTCTGCTTCTGTCAATTGAGTGGGCAGATCCACAGAAGTTGAATATTTGTAGTATTCTAGACTTTGGCTCATGGCGGGGATGACCATGTCGGACTCCAACGCTGTGATGATGCATCGCTTCATTGAAGGGAGAAGGCTAGTTAGTTGTTTTTCGAGTTGGCTGTTAGATAAGAGGTTGTTCTTGCTGGGCGATTCGCTGTAGACTTTGTGAAGAAGGTCCATGATACCTCCTGCTTGAATGATTGACCCGGCGCTCCAGACGTGTAGTAGGTCTTGGTAGTTGATGTGCCATTCGCGCTGCTGATCCATTTCACGAATGATCTGCAGACCCTGCGTGAAGCACAGCAATAGACAGAAGTATGTCGCCTTTCGGAGATCTTCGATAAACTCATCTCTCGAAGGGACTTTCATCGCTGAGGACTGCCGACGTCCAGAggcctcagcatcagcagcgCGCTGATCCAATTCTGCAGAAGTACACCTGAACAAATGCGCACTGACAATATTCGCGGCAGGGACGTGAAGTCTCACCGCCTCTTCGCAAGACCATGTCCCCGTCCCTTCAGTGTTATCAACATCCTGCACCACCTTATCCTGAACCCTCCCCAGAACATATCgtccctcctcatccttgatcCTGTTGATATCAACGGCGATATAGATCAGAAACGTATTATACAATTCTTTTGTTTGGTTCCACTGCTCAAAAACGCCAGCTGCTTCCTCATAGCTGAGCTGAAGACCCTTGGTGAGGATGTACCAAACTTCGGAGATAACTGACATCATGCCTTGTTCGATTCCGTTGTGGATCATCTTGACATAATGGCCTGAACCGCCTGGACCAATTGGGCAGGTACATGGTCTACCATCGTGATCTTTTGCTGCGACTCTCCTGAGAAGGGGCATGATGATTTCGAGGGCTTGGGGGTCGCCGCCTGGTGACATTGACGGACCAGCTCGTGCGCTCTGATAACCGCCTGAGACGCCACATCCGACATAAAACATGCTATCTTTTGCAAGATCCGCTTGTCGTCGTTCCGTGTTGCCATAGAACTCGTTTGAACAATCGAGAATGATATCCCCCTTCGTCATATACGGCCGCAGAGCCTTGACACATTCATCGCCGGGATTTCCATGAGGAAtactgaagatgatgatgcgtGGGTGGTTCTCGGAGTAGATCTCTTCGCAGAGTTGTTGATAGCTGTGTTGTCGAAAGACTCGAGTTTCTTCGTTGACGTCCTTGACCATTTTCTCAGCTGCTTTCATATTGTATTCACCTGAAATTGGTCAGGGCTTATAAGTTACGGTGAGCTATGTTACGTACTAATGTCGTAGTAGTAGACTTTGCAGCCTTTTTCGGCAAAGAGAAGGGACATCATGGAGCCCATGCTGCCCATTCCCACCATACCGATCTGCTCATAATACTATTAGCAAGAACTATGTGACCCAAAAGCCATCCAATTTACCTTTGCTATTTGTCTTTCTGACATGATGAACCGTTGTGGCAAATCTTGCGCTCGTCGTGATAGCTGGAAAGCTTGTTGAAGGCCGCGGAAAAGGTTTACTATCACGTTGCGATGTAAACAAGAGAACTTCTGAGGTGAGGCTCAAAAGATCAGGATAGTAATTTTTCTGCTTATCTGATATGGTATGTCGTCACCAGGATGTATCTCGGCGAAGACTCTTGGCGACGAATAAGGGTTGTATCAATTTGACGTCAGAGTGAACAACGAATGTCATCGGATCGCTGAGCCAATTCCCCTGGCACTTTTTATGGAGATTCCCCTACAGGTtctaggggaggcaagaaaccTTAGGACCTTGACCCTAAGCGATGAAAATATGGATTTAAGTAACTTACCTAAGCTTAGGGGACTCTTTACTAACCTTATTTTGGGGATACTGTCTAAAGTCCTATGTATTCTCGCTCCCCGAAGGGGGCCTGGAACATTAAGGAAGATCTACATAATTGTATTATTGGGTCCAACCTATCAAGGGTAGATTAGGTCCATGCTCTCGAGGAGCAAGGTTACCTTAGACTTTAGTAACTGAATCGTAGAGTCAATTTATTTACTAAgcttttaagcttattttaaAATTTCTCCAGTCCCTTGCCCATAATTAATCTCCAGGTTTATTTACATTCCTAAACCCTTTACAATTTGAAGGTTAAATGTTATAAT includes these proteins:
- a CDS encoding riboflavin biosynthesis protein RibD domain-containing protein encodes the protein MPRLRYNVAASLDGYIASPDGSTTWIIEDPTIDFPALYAEFDYFIMGRKTYQVMQSFGADNPLSKRPKESVIVASRTMNQHHFPDVTVIQENVLDYIRRLKTNDGKDIWLMGGGQLAAQCLEAQLVDTVEIAVMPTLLGTGINLISSIPQNIKLHLSSSTSLGSGILMTQYKVVQNQ